Part of the Anaerolineales bacterium genome, GGGCGCTGAAAAAGGCGTTAGCTGTCTTTGCGAGCCCCGCCTTTTTCAGCACCCTGTTCGGGATGCACCACGCAATCCATGGGCGCCGGGAACACCGCACGGAGAGGGGATTATCTTCCGGTCTGATTTCGCAACGCGGCGGACATCCGGACGGTTCCCTCATCGAAGGTCTGCGCGGGCGTTAGCAGGCTGACAACGACCGCCTGCGCGTCCTCGAAATCGAACAGGTAACCCGGCTGCACGATAACGCCCTGCTCCTCAAGCAGCCGCAAGGCGAATTTTTCGTCCTCCGTTCCGTCGGGCAGTCGGATCACCGAGTACCACCCGCCGTCGCGAGGGAAGAGAGTGACGCCCGGAACATCCCCCAGCATTTCCCTCAGGGTTTCCTCGTTGGCGTCCACCCGCCGGCGGATCTGCTCCCGCACCCCGCCGCCCAGCATCAGAAGAACGGGGGCCGCCTGCTGGACCGGGGTCCCCACCGTTAAGTATGCGTCGGCGATGAATTCCAGCCGAGCCAGTGCGGTTCGGGCGGCTCGTCCGGGTCCGCTCACCGCGATCCAGGCGAGTTTCATCTGCGGCAATCCGCAGGATTTGGAGAGGCCGCCGAGCGTGAAGGTCAACGTATCCGGATTCCCGGCTGCGGACACCACGCTGCCGGCGCGGGCCGGCGAAGGGTAGTCCAGGAACACCTCGTCCACTACCAGCGCGGTCCGGTGCGCGGCGCAAAATCCGCTCAGCTCGCGCAGCTCCCGCTCGGTCAGCATGCTTCCGGTGGGGTTGTTCGGGGAAACGGCGACCACCGCGCGCACCTCCGCTTCCCAGGATTCGAACAAAGCGGAGGGATCCCAGCGCCAATCCCCTTCCGAAAGCGCGTAGGGCTTCGCAGCCGCGCCCTCCAGTTCGGCCAGCAGGGGGATCAGCGGGTAGCTGGGTTTCGGGTACAGGACGGACTTTCCCGGCGAGCACAACAGCTTGAAGAGAAGCCCATAGGCCTCGCTGGTTCCGGAGGTCAGGACGACGTGCTCCGGCGAGAGGGCGATCCCTCGCTCGTGATAATACCCCGCCACGGCGCTGCGCGCGGCGAGCAAGCCGCGCGGATCCGGCTGGTACATGCTTTTCGCCGAATCGCCCAGCGCCGCGCGGATCTCCTCCAGCGGGTATTCCAATTCGGCCAGGGTCGGATTGGCGATCGACAGATCCCACATCGTCGCGTTTGATCCGCGCCGAATTTCGACGGCGCGGAAGAAATCGTTCGGAGCGAGCGGACCGCGGATGCGCGAGGAGAACTTCATGCCGGGAGAATACCATGAAAACCGCCGACCCTTAGGGCTGCCGGCAGCCCTAAGGGTCGGCGTCCCGGCCGCGCCGCGTGCGAAAAAGGGTCTCTTCGAACGGCGCCCGACGGTGACGGTTTAGCCGACGGCCGTCTCCGCGGTAGGCCGCCCTTCCCGCGGCCGGTCTTCCAACCGCTGAACGGCGGGCGATGCGGCGGCGGACGCCGCCATCCCCAGGCAGACAATCCCCGCCGCCGCAAACCAAACCTCAGGCCCCAACCGGTCGGCCAGCGGTCCGGCGAGCGTCAATCCGATCGGCACGGCCATCCCGACCGCGCTCATGGTGAGCGCCATCACGCGCCCCTGCATCTCCGGAACGACCCGGGATTGGATGATGGCGAACAACGCGCCGTGGATGACCGCCATCATCGCCCCGCATCCGAACAGGCAGCCGGCGATCCAAAGCGCGTTCCCGGCGGGATGGAGACCGGCAGCCAAGAGGCTTGCGCCCAGCCCCGCCAATCCTAGGACGACCGTCCACACGCGCCGCCGGAAGCCGCCCCAGATCCCGAGCCCTGCGCCGCCGGCCACGATCCCGATGCCGAAAGCCGCCTGGATCCCGCCGAGGGTGATCGCCGTTCCGTCAAGCGAACGCCGGACCAGGATGGGAAGCAGCATCAGGGCCGGCTGCAGGAGCGAATTGAAGCACACGCCCGCCGCCATCAAGGCGCACAATCCGGTCCACCGCCAGACGTATCGCATCCCTTCGATCACGTCCTTGCGAGTCGTTTCCAGGAAGGAACCCGACCGCGCATCGCCCGCCGCCCGTTCGGGTTGGGGGATGCGCAGGCGGAGCAGTATTCCGACCGCCGCGAGCGCCGTCAGGATATCGATCAGCATAATCCCCACCACCGGAAAAAAACCGAGGAGCACGGCGGCGATCGGCGCGGCGGCGATGTTCAGCGCGCCCTCCAGCGCCTGATTCAATCCTTGGACCCTGGCAAGGTGCCGTTCGGGGACGATCAGGGTCGTGGTGGTCAGCATGGCCGGAGCGTGAAATCCGTCGCCGACGGCTCTCAGGAACATAAACGTGAAAATCTGCCAGGGTGCGGCAATCCCCGCGGCGAACAATCCGGACAGGATCAGGGTCGCGGCCGCAATCGCCGAATCCGCGACGATCAGAATGTGCCGGCGGTTGCCGCGGTCGACGATCGCTCCGGCGGCCGGGCCTAGGACCACCTGAGGCATTAGGCTCGCCAGGGCGGCCAGCGCCAGCACGGCCGCGGAATCCGTCGTTTGAGCCAGGTGCCAGATCAGCGCGAACGACACCAACCGACTTCC contains:
- a CDS encoding MFS transporter → MTYKHASAAGSWIGPFAAFWPSQALSLFGSRLVSFALIWHLAQTTDSAAVLALAALASLMPQVVLGPAAGAIVDRGNRRHILIVADSAIAAATLILSGLFAAGIAAPWQIFTFMFLRAVGDGFHAPAMLTTTTLIVPERHLARVQGLNQALEGALNIAAAPIAAVLLGFFPVVGIMLIDILTALAAVGILLRLRIPQPERAAGDARSGSFLETTRKDVIEGMRYVWRWTGLCALMAAGVCFNSLLQPALMLLPILVRRSLDGTAITLGGIQAAFGIGIVAGGAGLGIWGGFRRRVWTVVLGLAGLGASLLAAGLHPAGNALWIAGCLFGCGAMMAVIHGALFAIIQSRVVPEMQGRVMALTMSAVGMAVPIGLTLAGPLADRLGPEVWFAAAGIVCLGMAASAAASPAVQRLEDRPREGRPTAETAVG
- a CDS encoding pyridoxal phosphate-dependent aminotransferase — protein: MKFSSRIRGPLAPNDFFRAVEIRRGSNATMWDLSIANPTLAELEYPLEEIRAALGDSAKSMYQPDPRGLLAARSAVAGYYHERGIALSPEHVVLTSGTSEAYGLLFKLLCSPGKSVLYPKPSYPLIPLLAELEGAAAKPYALSEGDWRWDPSALFESWEAEVRAVVAVSPNNPTGSMLTERELRELSGFCAAHRTALVVDEVFLDYPSPARAGSVVSAAGNPDTLTFTLGGLSKSCGLPQMKLAWIAVSGPGRAARTALARLEFIADAYLTVGTPVQQAAPVLLMLGGGVREQIRRRVDANEETLREMLGDVPGVTLFPRDGGWYSVIRLPDGTEDEKFALRLLEEQGVIVQPGYLFDFEDAQAVVVSLLTPAQTFDEGTVRMSAALRNQTGR